The following are encoded together in the Thalassomonas haliotis genome:
- a CDS encoding YbaB/EbfC family nucleoid-associated protein has protein sequence MMMKGGMGNLMKQAQQMQAKMQKAQEELANMEVTGEAGAGLVKVTMTGSHSVRRVEIDDTLFEDDKEMVEDLVAAAFNDAVRRVEEQNKEKMGDVTGGMQMPPGFKMPF, from the coding sequence ATTATGATGAAAGGTGGCATGGGCAACTTGATGAAGCAAGCCCAACAGATGCAAGCGAAAATGCAAAAGGCCCAGGAAGAGCTGGCGAATATGGAAGTAACCGGCGAAGCCGGTGCCGGTTTAGTGAAAGTAACCATGACAGGTAGTCACAGCGTACGTCGTGTTGAAATTGACGATACACTTTTTGAAGACGACAAAGAAATGGTCGAAGACCTGGTTGCGGCCGCATTTAACGATGCCGTACGTCGTGTGGAAGAGCAAAATAAAGAAAAAATGGGTGATGTTACCGGCGGCATGCAAATGCCTCCCGGCTTTAAGATGCCTTTTTAA
- the recR gene encoding recombination mediator RecR, whose translation MKFSPLVQELIDSLRCLPGVGAKTAQRMAFHLLERNRHGGMKLSDSLGRAMDSIGHCQKCRNFTEQDLCEICQSPKRQLAEIICIVESPADVIAIEQTGEFTGQYFVLMGHLSPIDGIGPDDLGLDILAKQLASGQYKEMILATNPTVEGEATAHYIADLARESQVTVSRIAHGVPVGGELEYVDGNTLSHALSGRKNYGI comes from the coding sequence ATGAAATTTAGTCCTTTAGTACAAGAGTTAATCGACTCATTACGTTGCCTGCCGGGTGTTGGCGCGAAAACCGCACAACGCATGGCCTTTCATTTGCTCGAACGAAATCGTCACGGGGGCATGAAGTTATCGGACTCCCTGGGACGGGCCATGGACAGCATTGGCCATTGCCAGAAGTGCCGCAATTTTACCGAGCAGGACTTATGTGAAATTTGCCAAAGTCCGAAACGTCAACTGGCGGAAATTATCTGTATCGTTGAAAGTCCGGCGGATGTCATTGCCATCGAACAAACCGGTGAATTTACCGGCCAGTATTTTGTCCTGATGGGGCACCTTTCCCCGATTGACGGTATCGGCCCGGATGATTTAGGCCTGGATATCCTGGCAAAGCAACTGGCAAGCGGACAATACAAGGAAATGATTTTGGCCACCAACCCGACGGTGGAAGGTGAAGCAACCGCCCATTATATTGCCGACCTTGCCCGCGAATCCCAGGTGACGGTTTCTAGAATTGCCCATGGCGTACCTGTTGGCGGCGAGTTGGAATATGTTGACGGCAATACCTTATCCCATGCCTTGTCCGGCAGAAAAAATTACGGCATTTAA
- the htpG gene encoding molecular chaperone HtpG: MSETGQKEVHGFQTEVKQLLQLMIHSLYSNKEIFLRELVSNAADAADKLRFKALSDADLYEGDGELRVRVSADKENNTITISDNGIGMTRDDVIEHLGTIAKSGTAEFFSKLSGDQAADSQLIGQFGVGFYSAFIVADKVTVRTRVAGGAASEGVQWTSAGEGDFTVESIEKANRGTDIILHLKEDEAEFLDDWRLKSIVTKYSDHISVSVEMLTPEVPEVPESEGPDGEKIPAVPAKPAEWQATNKATALWTREKSELNDEEYKEFYKHVSHDFSDPLLWAHNKVEGKTEYTSLLYIPSKAPFDMYNREKQHGLKLYVQRVFIMDDAEQFMPTYLRFVKGLLDSNDLPLNVSREILQDNKVTQAIRKGCTKRVLTMLERLGKNDKEKYQTFWDEFGQVLKEGPAEDAGHKEQIAKLLRFASTNENTATQNVSLAEYIERMQEGQEKIYFVVADNFEAAKNSPHLEVFRKKGIEVLLLSDRIDEWLISHLTEFDGKQLQSVARGGLDLGDMDDEETKEAQEKLEQEFDSVVTRIKEVLQDKVKDVRLSQRLTDSPACIVTDEQDMSSQMMKLMESVGQPVPESKPIFEINAEHALVRHVADEQDDEQFKQWTDVLFDQAMLAERGSLQDPASFVSRMNKLMLSLAK, from the coding sequence ATGTCTGAGACTGGTCAAAAAGAAGTTCATGGCTTTCAAACCGAAGTAAAACAACTACTTCAGTTAATGATACATTCACTGTATTCCAATAAAGAAATTTTCCTGCGTGAACTCGTTTCCAATGCCGCCGATGCTGCAGATAAACTGCGTTTTAAAGCCTTGTCCGATGCCGATTTATATGAAGGCGACGGTGAGTTGCGGGTGCGGGTCAGTGCCGACAAAGAAAATAATACCATCACCATTTCCGATAACGGTATCGGCATGACCCGTGATGATGTTATCGAACATTTAGGTACCATTGCCAAGTCGGGTACTGCGGAGTTTTTCTCTAAGTTATCCGGCGATCAGGCGGCTGACTCCCAGCTGATTGGTCAGTTCGGTGTTGGTTTCTATTCTGCTTTTATTGTTGCCGATAAGGTGACGGTACGTACCCGTGTTGCCGGCGGCGCAGCCAGCGAAGGTGTCCAGTGGACTTCTGCCGGTGAAGGGGACTTTACCGTTGAAAGCATCGAGAAAGCCAACCGCGGTACCGACATTATTCTTCACCTTAAAGAAGATGAAGCAGAATTTCTTGATGACTGGCGTTTAAAGTCAATTGTCACTAAATACTCAGATCACATTTCAGTCTCGGTAGAAATGCTGACCCCGGAAGTTCCAGAAGTACCGGAAAGCGAAGGTCCCGACGGTGAAAAAATTCCGGCAGTTCCGGCTAAACCGGCTGAATGGCAAGCGACCAATAAGGCGACCGCTTTATGGACACGTGAAAAGTCTGAGCTTAATGACGAGGAATACAAAGAGTTTTACAAGCATGTTTCCCATGACTTTTCCGATCCGCTGTTATGGGCCCATAACAAGGTGGAAGGCAAGACCGAATATACCAGCTTACTTTATATTCCTTCCAAAGCCCCGTTTGATATGTATAACCGTGAAAAACAGCACGGCTTAAAATTATATGTCCAGCGCGTATTCATCATGGATGACGCCGAGCAGTTTATGCCGACCTACTTACGTTTTGTTAAAGGTCTGCTTGATTCTAACGATTTACCGTTAAACGTCTCCCGTGAAATTTTGCAGGACAACAAAGTCACCCAGGCTATTCGTAAAGGTTGTACCAAGCGCGTACTGACCATGCTTGAGCGTTTAGGCAAAAATGATAAAGAAAAATACCAGACTTTCTGGGATGAATTTGGCCAGGTATTAAAAGAAGGCCCGGCGGAAGATGCTGGCCATAAAGAGCAAATCGCCAAATTGTTACGTTTTGCTTCAACCAATGAAAACACAGCAACACAAAATGTTTCTCTGGCTGAATATATCGAGCGTATGCAAGAAGGTCAGGAGAAGATTTACTTTGTTGTCGCAGACAATTTTGAAGCGGCTAAAAACAGCCCGCATTTAGAAGTGTTCCGCAAAAAAGGCATCGAAGTCTTGTTATTGTCTGATCGCATCGATGAATGGTTAATCAGCCACCTGACCGAGTTTGACGGCAAGCAGCTACAGTCGGTTGCCCGTGGCGGCCTTGACTTAGGCGATATGGACGATGAAGAAACCAAAGAAGCACAGGAAAAACTTGAGCAGGAATTTGACTCTGTTGTTACCCGTATCAAAGAAGTGTTACAAGACAAGGTTAAGGATGTGCGCCTGTCGCAGCGATTAACTGATTCACCGGCTTGTATCGTCACCGATGAACAGGATATGAGCAGCCAGATGATGAAGCTGATGGAGTCTGTAGGCCAGCCGGTACCTGAGTCTAAGCCTATTTTTGAAATCAATGCCGAGCATGCCCTGGTGCGCCATGTCGCCGATGAACAGGATGATGAACAGTTTAAGCAATGGACAGATGTTTTATTTGATCAAGCCATGCTGGCAGAGCGGGGAAGTTTGCAGGATCCTGCCAGTTTTGTGAGCCGCATGAACAAACTGATGCTAAGCTTGGCTAAATAA
- the adk gene encoding adenylate kinase: MRIILLGAPGAGKGTQAQFLMAKFGIPQISTGDMLRAAIKAGTELGIKAKAVMDAGQLVSDELIIGLVKERISEDDCKQGFLLDGFPRTIPQADAMKENGVSVDSVLEFDVPDEVIVERMAGRRVHASSGRVYHTTYNPPKVEGKDDETGEELSIRPDDEEATVRKRLAIYHDQTKPLVDYYKGEADAGQCSYLTIDGTQPVEQVSALIAETLG; encoded by the coding sequence ATGCGCATTATTCTGTTAGGTGCCCCTGGCGCGGGTAAAGGTACCCAGGCACAGTTTTTAATGGCTAAATTTGGTATTCCACAAATTTCAACCGGCGACATGCTTCGTGCCGCTATTAAAGCAGGTACTGAATTGGGTATTAAAGCTAAAGCGGTTATGGATGCCGGGCAGTTAGTTTCCGACGAACTTATCATCGGATTAGTGAAAGAACGCATTAGCGAAGACGACTGCAAACAAGGGTTTTTACTGGACGGTTTCCCTCGTACTATTCCCCAGGCCGATGCCATGAAAGAAAACGGTGTTTCGGTTGACAGCGTACTTGAATTTGACGTACCGGATGAAGTGATCGTTGAGCGCATGGCCGGCCGCCGCGTACACGCGAGCTCAGGCCGCGTTTATCACACTACCTATAACCCACCTAAGGTTGAAGGTAAAGATGATGAAACCGGCGAAGAGTTATCGATACGTCCTGACGATGAAGAAGCCACCGTACGTAAGCGCTTAGCCATTTACCATGATCAAACCAAACCTCTGGTTGATTATTATAAAGGTGAAGCCGATGCCGGGCAGTGCAGCTATCTGACCATAGACGGCACACAGCCGGTAGAGCAGGTCAGCGCGTTAATTGCTGAAACCTTAGGCTGA
- a CDS encoding MAPEG family protein, translated as MSSSFAITGFYAGLLTLLLIAHSVNVIRMRLKFKVGLGQGGEEQRPLIKAVRIHGNFVEYMPLSLFLMAAYEIAGGNAPLLHVLGAVLVIGRIFHAMGLNKSIGTSRERQIGMLSTFLVMLVLAVENIRLFLV; from the coding sequence ATGAGTTCTAGCTTTGCCATCACTGGTTTTTATGCCGGTTTATTAACCCTGTTGCTGATTGCGCATTCCGTGAATGTGATCCGCATGCGCTTGAAATTTAAAGTGGGTCTGGGGCAAGGAGGTGAGGAACAAAGACCTCTGATCAAAGCGGTGCGTATCCATGGTAACTTTGTTGAATATATGCCTTTATCTTTGTTCTTGATGGCAGCGTATGAAATAGCAGGTGGTAATGCCCCGTTATTGCATGTGTTGGGGGCGGTGCTGGTTATTGGCCGGATATTTCACGCTATGGGGCTCAATAAAAGTATCGGTACCAGCCGTGAGCGGCAAATAGGCATGCTTTCTACCTTTCTCGTTATGCTGGTGTTAGCCGTTGAGAATATTCGCTTATTCCTTGTTTAA
- a CDS encoding DUF6559 family protein — MFKYWAIKKYGTKLLPKLRKRYGEQHCYTASQLRATVYQCDFNPQYLPLGYILFLNENELKQVLDAEFPEISIPCYKKELTDFLSGYKYQGYLQVLSH, encoded by the coding sequence ATGTTTAAATACTGGGCAATTAAAAAATACGGTACTAAATTATTACCTAAATTACGTAAACGTTACGGTGAACAACATTGTTATACTGCAAGCCAGTTAAGAGCGACCGTATACCAATGTGATTTTAACCCTCAATACCTGCCATTAGGTTACATTCTGTTCCTTAATGAAAACGAACTGAAACAGGTGCTTGATGCCGAGTTTCCGGAAATTTCCATTCCTTGTTACAAAAAAGAGCTGACGGATTTTCTAAGCGGCTATAAGTACCAGGGTTACCTGCAGGTGTTAAGTCATTAA